The Punica granatum isolate Tunisia-2019 chromosome 4, ASM765513v2, whole genome shotgun sequence sequence AAATGACAACTGTCGGTTAATAGCTGTTTGATGATGAAAtttcatcatatattttttttttgggtccgCTTACGCTCAGTACGATATGCTGTGGTCCTGAAgtgaaaaaagggaaaaatcgaAAGTGAAAGCCAAATTACTGAGAACCCtcaataataacaacaataatatgatTCAAACCTTTTGGTGGGCGATCCACTGTTGTGTAATTTATTGATCGAGAGCTACTGAGCCTTTTTCTGGTCATACATCTATAATCATAGCCTAATAATTCCGAAACGTTTATAGGTCCAAACTTCATTGCACTATTAGTTTCATTAAACACGGAGTCACAGTAATAAATTCATTCATAGTTCTTGTGAATGAAGgaactttttaattaaaaaagtttTACTCCTTACTTTTTAGTTGACATATCCGACttaaactgaattagtcaggaACTCATTCGACTTTTGGATACAAGAATACACatctaaaaaaattcattcatcTTGATCTTTCCAGCTAGTTAACTAGAGCATATGCTCGATATTCAGTGAATTTTCTACTTCGAATCGATCCTTATGTCGATCTCTCGATCTTCTCACAACCTGATCGGCATGCTCGGCATACCTATGGGTCGATGGTCAGTCACATTGATTGGGGGCATGAATTTCAAGTTGGGTGAAGGCCTAATCTATACACGATTTCGCATTGGAGATAATATAATGGAGTGGGGCCCACACTCTCGCTCCTTATAAGAaccccttcctcttcctcaacATTTCATCATCAAAGCACTTCACCTCTTGCAACTACACAATCAgtctctctcaagaaagccACTGAGAGAagtcaagaagaagaagagaaggagaaagtgtattatatataatatacacatgatgaagatgatgatgggCAGCAATGACACTTCATCGGCTTCTAAGGAGTCCAACTCCAAGAGATCATCGAAGGCAACTTGCAGAAGGCTCGGAGGGTACCTCAGGCAGCAGAAAGGCAGGCTTTACATCATCAGACGATGCGTGGTCATGCTCCTCTGCTGGCACGACTAGTTAGTTATAATGATCGTCTGTCGTGTCGGGAAATCTGAAGCGATTATACCTTGCAACAGAGTAGGAGATCCATTAATCAATCAATGCTCGAAAGAGCGAGGTTCTTCACTCCGAAAGCACGCCCTTTGGTTCCGGCAACGTTAGATATTGTCAGTTTTGGATATGTGATCTTGTATTACTTTAGCTAggtctctcttttcttttctttttgatttgGTCTATTTGTTATATAGCTAGCTAGGTCAATTTGTACATATTCGAgagaattaattgattaatctTCATTATCATTCTTAATCTCACTCTTAGTTCAATTTCTTTACAAACCAAATATTTAAATACAGttgcatatatattgttaattaCGTATATTAGGTACTATTCGAGATTTTTCGGGCACTCTCGACTCGTCAAATAACACGactcaataattttttttccttataaaaaaaatattgttgaATTCTGGCCGAAAACAGATCGATCAATGTGCGACtttcatgcatgttttatgTCATGGGTGTAAGCTTCCCTATTAATTGCATTTCGTAAAGCATGATGAGAATCCAACGAAAGATCATTGTTTtgagcaaaaaaattgaaagatcaTTATTGCACTACTACTACTacacacacccacacacacacacatgtatTTATGTGCGTGAGTGAGAGTGAGTGGggcagcatatatatataatataaaatacaaagCTGAAAATGTTTTCTATTCTCAAATGATtgtctttcccgaagaaatTGCCCTATACGAGCTATATAAACATTATGGTCTTGTCAACTCGCACAGCTATGAAATGGGAAACTTTGGAAAGTAAAGCATTATTTCATCACATGTGGGCTGTACCTCATGAATTGGGACACTTTTATCGCATATCGCAGAATTAATGACTTTccttctaaatatatttcccTTCAAAAACCGTAAATCTAcagtaacttttttttttggacatattaaaaaaaattatcgtgGGTGTTCTTTTATGGGTGAAAATTTTATCAGTAAAAGTACGTACCCATGCATTTATCATTATAATCAAATGACACAAAAAGTAGGGTTCTGACAATTATTGCCTTTTAATGTTCTTTCATTTCACACGTTGAGACTTATGCTACTGATTAAGTTGAAAGCTAGCCATGTGAGCTCAATTATACATGCATGCATAGATATGTTCCAACAAAATCGTTATGGGTCAACACCCGGTGCTTCATTTTCCACTTAAAATGCCTTTCTCATACCAAAACAAGAAATGTTGATAGCTTAGTAGTAATAATATCCCACCGTTCAACATCCTTTATGACCAAATGGTATTTTATAAAAGAGGATCATGAACTCaatagaagggaaaaaaaaaaaaacggcaGTATAGTCTTGCCGACGAGACTCAAGTCTAGGATTTCTTCATAATAAGTTGAAGATGGGCAACGCAATTGTACAGTAACTCCATTTCTCAGTCATATATAAGTATATGTAATGAGACCGCTTAAATGTTGATTTGCtcggaaaaaataatgaacttCTCTAACACCAAAGGCCCCGAATGCATATAACGCTTTTCGACAATCGAATACACCCTACATGGAGTTTAGTAACTTTCTTGTAATAAGATTGGGTAAAATATGTATACATGCATATACTGAAAgagaatatgtatatatctctatatacgtgcatgtatatatgatatattctCTTTCACATAGAGTCACGGGAGACCAAGACATGGGAGAGGATGATACCATATCTTACCTCCAACTTTGGCATATGTGATAATATTCTACCAACAAAGTGTGAAAATATTAAGGAATGGGACCCCTCAATTGGTTCTCCGGTACTTCCCCCACAAGGAATCAAATTGGAAAGGAGGAGAAGGGAACTCccatcaaaatttcatattgcCCGCACGTACAACGCGTGTGAAGGTGGTCAGAGATGAGTCAGAATCCATCAGTGGTTTCTTCTACTATTTACTTTTGGTCCCCCAAAACAATTTATTAAGGCAGCTCGTTTCAGCGTGGCAGAATTAAATATGAGGAGGGATAGGTCCTGATGAGGTTGGACATTGCTTTGCTTTCCCATGCGATGGGACCCTCATGTGATGAATCTCTCGTTTCCTATATACGTATGTTGCCCGTGTTGATTTACTGAGGCACATGAACTGAATAATTGATTGAAGAAATGAAATGCAAAGTAACATAAAAGCTCCATCAGTGAAAATCAAACTTCACAATTTTCGTATATTCAgattgtaaaatatatatagtgtcCCATAAATCGGATGCAAATATTTTGGTTCTTACACTTGTCGATTTTAGAGctccatatataataattacttgGAACtattccttaaaaaaaaacactctCTCTCGCCAGCGCCTCCCCAACCTAGCCATCACTCCCGCTGGGGTGAGTAGCTCCAGTCACGCGCGTCGGCTGCCTACCCTCGCTCCCGATGAGAGGATCCCACCTTCCTCCTCACCGGTGACTATCCTTCCTCCTCCACTGCCGTGTCGATGGCTTTTGCCTAGGGACCATTTTCgctcccccccccccaaatACCCTTTTATCTCTAGCGGTGTCCCCTCCTCTCCCTTATGGTGGCGGCTTCTTCATCTTTGATTGGTCCTCCTCTCTCCGAGTTTTTCCTCCAGACCTTCACAATTGGTCCTTTCCGCCAGATCGCTACTCCTTCCATATTTGATCTTGATCTAAGCAGGGTTAGATCCGACCCGGTTTTTAGATCGGGTCTGGTCGCAGTGTATTGAATCCATCCTATTCGGGTTAGGTCTAATCCGTCTATTGGTATCTGAGTTGTTGCGATCGTAATGTTTCGACTTCTTTCTCTTTTATCCCTCTTGTTGCAGGTGCCTTCCCCGGCTTACCGGATTAGTCAGCTCTTGATTCGTCACTGGCTGGATTAGTTGGCTCCTTGGCACCCTCCCCAGCTTCGCTGTTAGTCGACGCCTGTTGCCTTGCCCGGCCTGGATTATTGGTCTGATTTGGTGGCTGACTCTGTGATGGGTCCCTAGTGCACGAATACCGCTCAAGACCCCCCTGCGTTGCTCTGATGTTAGGGTCTCCTCGAAACATAGGCTTCATATGGCCGAGTTCTACATGGATATATGGCTTGAGGACCCTTACTTGGTTTATCGGGGTCCATGTGTGACACATAAGATTTTTATCGGAATTTTCGGATAGCTGCTACTTTATATTTCACCTCAAATCTCCCGTGTAGTATGCCTGGGAGGATCCGATTATTTCTGATattgtaattttcattttcttgagcATTTCACTTTGTGTACTCTTAGTATATGTTATAAATGAATTCTCAAGGttcatgagaaaaaaaataaatatagtgAAGTTAGTTTTACAATCTTTAATTTAGAAAAGTACAAGCAAAAGCAATTCTCATGGTTCTTG is a genomic window containing:
- the LOC116203052 gene encoding uncharacterized protein LOC116203052, with translation MMKMMMGSNDTSSASKESNSKRSSKATCRRLGGYLRQQKGRLYIIRRCVVMLLCWHD